Proteins from a genomic interval of Xanthomonas sp. AM6:
- a CDS encoding HD domain-containing protein, with protein sequence MTALTELYARAVDYARIAHAGQFRKGGTVPYFSHVLGVSTLVLEAGGDEDQAIAALLHDVIEDCGAGHEAVIRAQFGDQVAAIVMGCTDASAERKAGHEDVPARRRDWRIRKQAYLAHLREAPASVLLVSACDKLYNARSIVADLEGPQVGAEVFERFTAGREGTLWYYAALHAVFAERGVAVLRPFAVAVARMHALAGQAFAVDGTDARAAPSLA encoded by the coding sequence ATGACCGCTCTCACCGAACTCTATGCACGTGCCGTGGACTACGCGCGCATCGCCCACGCCGGCCAGTTCCGCAAGGGCGGCACGGTACCGTACTTCAGCCACGTGCTGGGCGTGTCGACCTTGGTGCTGGAAGCCGGCGGCGACGAGGACCAGGCGATCGCCGCGTTGCTGCACGACGTGATCGAGGACTGCGGCGCCGGCCACGAGGCGGTGATCCGCGCACAGTTCGGCGACCAAGTCGCTGCGATCGTGATGGGCTGCACCGACGCCAGCGCCGAGCGCAAGGCCGGACACGAGGACGTGCCGGCCAGGCGCCGCGACTGGCGCATCCGCAAGCAGGCGTATCTGGCGCATCTGCGCGAGGCGCCGGCGTCGGTGCTGCTGGTCTCGGCCTGCGACAAGCTGTACAACGCGCGCAGCATCGTCGCCGACCTGGAGGGCCCGCAGGTCGGTGCGGAGGTGTTCGAACGTTTTACTGCGGGCCGCGAGGGTACTTTGTGGTACTACGCCGCGCTGCATGCGGTGTTCGCCGAGCGTGGCGTGGCGGTGTTGCGCCCGTTCGCGGTGGCGGTGGCGCGGATGCATGCGTTGGCGGGCCAGGCGTTTGCGGTGGATGGTACGGATGCGCGCGCGGCACCGTCGTTGGCGTAG
- a CDS encoding XVIPCD domain-containing protein: MPDYSIEARSLGVAGVAGHDYWVLRDEHGKALAELHGLATDRQTGEAIPIGTDESKHSLRAWHYPHDAGYANAIGAKVDSTSYIQEGQPSRTVLTGDKDQILARWNTAVSAVPELNAQDLNYPNYGFKVFGETVNSNSAYRTFGELMDVPVNDFPGRIEPGIGNRMLSQERTEELRYRAQPDQDRQRAPAPADVPAREPQDPAMLQQIRGKVEGLNGPGQLDPADNDRVSASLYALAKQHNFSSVDQIALSQQTRTAAAGENIFIVQGASGDPAKLRAHMSTAEAAQTPVEQSFDKAHAQQPNPQVQEREQQQVQNQVQAQEAQQRPMVQAL, translated from the coding sequence ATGCCCGATTATTCGATTGAAGCACGCTCGCTCGGCGTCGCCGGCGTCGCCGGCCACGACTACTGGGTGCTGCGCGACGAGCACGGCAAGGCCCTGGCCGAACTGCACGGCCTGGCGACCGACCGGCAGACCGGCGAAGCCATCCCGATCGGCACCGACGAGAGCAAGCACTCGCTGCGCGCCTGGCACTACCCGCACGACGCCGGCTACGCCAACGCCATCGGCGCCAAGGTCGACAGCACCAGCTACATCCAGGAAGGCCAGCCTTCGCGCACCGTCCTCACCGGCGACAAGGACCAGATCCTGGCGCGCTGGAACACGGCGGTCAGCGCCGTACCCGAACTCAATGCGCAGGACCTGAACTACCCCAACTACGGCTTCAAGGTGTTCGGCGAGACCGTCAACAGCAACTCCGCCTACCGCACCTTCGGCGAACTGATGGACGTGCCGGTCAACGACTTCCCCGGCCGCATCGAACCGGGCATCGGCAACCGCATGCTGTCGCAGGAACGCACCGAAGAGTTGCGCTACCGCGCGCAACCGGACCAGGACCGGCAGCGCGCACCCGCACCCGCCGACGTACCTGCGCGCGAGCCCCAAGACCCCGCCATGCTGCAGCAGATCCGCGGCAAGGTCGAAGGCCTGAACGGCCCCGGCCAGTTGGACCCGGCCGACAACGACCGCGTCAGCGCCAGCCTGTACGCGCTGGCCAAGCAGCACAACTTCAGCAGCGTCGACCAGATCGCCCTCAGCCAGCAGACCAGGACCGCCGCGGCCGGCGAGAACATCTTCATCGTGCAAGGCGCGTCCGGCGACCCGGCCAAGCTGCGCGCGCACATGTCCACCGCCGAAGCCGCGCAGACCCCGGTCGAGCAGTCGTTCGACAAGGCGCACGCGCAGCAGCCCAACCCGCAGGTGCAGGAGCGCGAGCAGCAGCAGGTGCAGAACCAGGTCCAGGCGCAGGAAGCGCAACAGCGGCCGATGGTGCAGGCGTTGTAG
- a CDS encoding LytTR family DNA-binding domain-containing protein produces the protein MTITALVIDDEPIARHAVVRLLREDADIALLGECGDGAAAVAAIREHSPDLVFLDIQMPEMTGMDVVARIGAERMPATVFVTAYEQYAVRAFEANALDYLVKPFSRDRFAATLQRAKTRLGGTGSNPAQLLQALEALRQRDAYLQRIAVRVDEHVVFVAVDDIVWIKANRNTVQLHLPGAVHELRETMAALGARLDPRHFARVHRSAIINVRRVKAIHPWFNGHHVVTMDNGQQLRMSRYQHEVFLRLVTNGGGE, from the coding sequence ATGACGATCACCGCGCTGGTCATCGACGACGAACCGATCGCCCGCCACGCCGTCGTGCGGCTGCTGCGCGAAGATGCCGACATCGCCCTGCTCGGCGAATGCGGCGACGGCGCCGCCGCGGTGGCGGCGATCCGCGAACACTCACCGGACCTGGTGTTCCTGGACATCCAGATGCCGGAAATGACCGGCATGGACGTGGTCGCGCGGATCGGCGCCGAGCGCATGCCCGCCACCGTGTTCGTCACCGCCTACGAGCAATACGCGGTGCGCGCCTTCGAAGCCAACGCGCTGGACTACCTGGTCAAGCCGTTTAGCCGCGACCGCTTCGCCGCGACACTGCAACGCGCCAAGACGCGGCTGGGCGGCACCGGCAGCAACCCCGCGCAGCTCCTGCAGGCGCTGGAAGCGCTGCGCCAGCGCGACGCCTACCTGCAGCGCATCGCCGTGCGCGTGGACGAACACGTGGTGTTCGTCGCCGTCGACGACATCGTCTGGATCAAGGCCAACCGCAACACCGTGCAGCTCCACCTGCCCGGCGCCGTGCACGAACTGCGCGAGACCATGGCCGCCCTCGGCGCGCGCCTGGACCCGCGCCACTTCGCCCGCGTGCACCGCTCGGCGATCATCAACGTGCGCCGGGTCAAGGCCATCCACCCCTGGTTCAACGGCCACCACGTGGTGACCATGGACAACGGCCAGCAATTGCGCATGAGCCGGTACCAGCACGAGGTGTTCCTGCGGTTGGTGACCAACGGCGGCGGGGAATGA
- a CDS encoding LysR family transcriptional regulator, with product MEWNDVRIFLAVARSGSFGEAARVLSVSHPTVGRRIKVLEDEARQPLFRRTKDGLVLTDAGDTVRALAESMEDSALSMERRLTGNDQRLEGILRISSADWFAGYVLAPVLVELTRRHPAVVPEVIASHRLLDLSRREADVAFRIVPFSEPDIVQRRLMRISYGVYASAATTRVLQDDPASVGVILMNTAQSHFPDVAWVLERFPLCRRAFTSTNRSVQAQMCSRGMGIAVLPRPLGDAVSGLQRIDTPDQPPTRDIWVGYHHDLRHMDRLRAMLDIADTMLSDSATAAR from the coding sequence ATGGAATGGAACGACGTTCGCATCTTCCTGGCAGTCGCCCGCAGCGGCTCCTTCGGCGAGGCCGCCCGGGTGCTGAGCGTGAGCCATCCGACAGTGGGCCGCCGAATAAAGGTGCTTGAGGACGAAGCCAGGCAACCGCTCTTTCGCAGGACAAAGGATGGACTGGTGCTCACTGACGCCGGGGACACCGTGCGGGCATTGGCGGAGTCCATGGAGGATTCCGCGCTGTCCATGGAAAGGCGTCTGACCGGCAACGACCAGCGCCTCGAAGGCATCCTGCGGATCTCGTCAGCGGACTGGTTCGCCGGCTATGTCCTGGCGCCGGTCTTGGTCGAGTTGACACGCCGTCATCCCGCTGTCGTGCCGGAAGTGATTGCAAGCCATCGGCTACTCGATCTGTCACGTCGGGAGGCCGACGTGGCCTTTCGCATCGTGCCTTTCAGCGAGCCGGATATCGTTCAGCGCCGGCTGATGCGAATTTCATATGGGGTGTATGCGTCGGCGGCAACCACCCGGGTACTGCAGGACGATCCAGCATCCGTGGGCGTCATCCTCATGAATACCGCACAATCGCATTTCCCCGATGTGGCTTGGGTATTGGAGAGGTTTCCGCTCTGCCGACGTGCTTTCACAAGCACGAACCGTTCGGTCCAGGCGCAGATGTGCTCGAGGGGCATGGGCATCGCGGTGCTGCCAAGGCCACTTGGCGATGCAGTCTCCGGATTGCAGCGCATCGACACGCCGGATCAACCTCCGACGCGGGATATATGGGTGGGCTATCACCATGACCTGCGACACATGGATCGCTTGCGGGCGATGCTGGATATCGCCGACACGATGCTGTCCGATTCCGCGACTGCGGCACGATGA
- a CDS encoding FAD-dependent oxidoreductase, with amino-acid sequence MSLADTRRHQMFPVLEPAQVETARRFASGAPRTFAPDEEVFAVGDHPAPVWLVLQGTIVVVRRDGLGHEKPVTEHTPGQFTGEVSQLAGRASLAGGRAGAEGCVAVPFDAAHLRSLMISSADVGEIVMRALILRRVGLIEGDTAGSVLIGEPGEARLTRLQGFLTRNGYPNTFLDAANDDEGRALVERLGIHHDELPLMVCPSGEVLRRPSDTEAAHCLGMIPELDPHKRYDVAIVGAGPAGLATAVYAASEGLSVLVLDQRAIGGQAGASARIENYLGFPTGISGQALAGRAYNQALKFGAELALPLEVTQLHCDAPTAEECSAAPLQLQMRDGLRVQARTVVIASGARYRRPDIANLAAFEGNGVSYWASPVEARLCEGEEVALVGGGNSAGQAVVFLAPKVKRLHLIVRGAGLEASMSRYLIERIAALPNVELHTGTEVVSLQADASQRLASAEFRDRATGATHRCDLHHLFLFVGADPNSGWVDGCVQLDHAGFVVTGAEPALGQVPALPLETDRPGVFAIGDVRAGSVKRVAAAVGEGAAVVAQIHQFLARRSAPAATERGSR; translated from the coding sequence ATGAGCCTGGCCGATACCCGTCGCCATCAGATGTTCCCGGTGCTCGAGCCGGCGCAGGTGGAGACCGCGCGCCGCTTCGCCAGCGGCGCGCCGCGCACGTTCGCGCCGGACGAGGAAGTCTTCGCCGTCGGCGACCATCCGGCGCCGGTGTGGCTGGTGCTGCAGGGCACGATCGTGGTGGTGCGCCGCGACGGGCTGGGCCATGAGAAGCCGGTCACCGAGCACACCCCGGGCCAGTTCACCGGCGAGGTCAGCCAGTTGGCCGGCCGCGCCTCGCTGGCCGGCGGGCGCGCCGGCGCCGAGGGCTGCGTCGCGGTGCCGTTCGATGCGGCGCACCTGCGCTCGCTGATGATCAGTTCGGCCGACGTCGGCGAGATCGTGATGCGCGCGCTGATCCTGCGCCGGGTCGGGCTGATCGAGGGCGATACCGCCGGCTCGGTGCTGATCGGCGAGCCGGGCGAGGCGCGGCTGACCCGGCTGCAGGGCTTCTTGACCCGCAACGGCTATCCCAACACCTTCCTGGACGCGGCCAACGACGACGAGGGCCGCGCGCTGGTCGAGCGCCTGGGCATCCATCACGACGAACTGCCGTTGATGGTCTGCCCCAGCGGCGAGGTGCTGCGCCGTCCCAGCGACACCGAGGCCGCGCATTGCCTGGGCATGATCCCGGAGCTGGATCCGCACAAGCGCTACGACGTGGCCATCGTCGGCGCCGGCCCGGCCGGCCTGGCGACCGCGGTGTACGCCGCCTCCGAAGGGCTGTCGGTGCTGGTGCTGGACCAGCGCGCGATCGGCGGCCAGGCCGGCGCGTCGGCGCGGATCGAGAACTATCTCGGCTTCCCCACCGGCATCTCCGGCCAGGCCCTGGCCGGACGCGCCTACAACCAGGCGCTGAAGTTCGGCGCCGAGCTGGCGTTGCCGCTGGAAGTGACGCAACTGCATTGCGATGCGCCCACCGCCGAGGAGTGCAGCGCGGCGCCGCTGCAGTTGCAGATGCGCGATGGCCTGCGCGTGCAGGCGCGCACGGTGGTGATCGCCTCGGGCGCGCGCTACCGGCGCCCGGACATCGCCAACCTGGCCGCGTTCGAGGGCAACGGCGTGTCGTACTGGGCCTCGCCGGTGGAGGCGCGGTTGTGCGAAGGCGAGGAGGTGGCGCTGGTCGGCGGCGGCAATTCCGCGGGGCAGGCGGTGGTGTTCCTGGCGCCGAAGGTCAAGCGCCTGCACCTGATCGTGCGCGGCGCCGGGCTGGAGGCGTCGATGTCGCGCTACCTGATCGAGCGCATCGCCGCGCTGCCGAACGTCGAGTTGCATACCGGCACCGAGGTGGTGTCGCTGCAGGCCGACGCGTCGCAGCGCCTGGCCAGCGCGGAGTTCCGCGACCGCGCCACCGGCGCCACCCATCGCTGCGACCTGCACCACCTGTTCCTGTTCGTCGGCGCCGATCCCAACAGCGGCTGGGTCGACGGCTGCGTGCAGCTGGACCACGCCGGCTTCGTCGTCACCGGCGCCGAGCCGGCGCTCGGCCAGGTGCCGGCATTGCCGCTGGAGACCGACCGGCCGGGTGTGTTCGCGATCGGCGACGTGCGCGCCGGCTCGGTCAAGCGCGTGGCCGCGGCGGTCGGCGAAGGCGCGGCGGTGGTCGCGCAGATCCATCAATTCCTGGCGCGGCGCAGTGCGCCCGCCGCTACCGAGAGAGGCAGCCGATGA
- a CDS encoding MFS transporter encodes MAVLLTGTLLPPLDFFIVNVALPAIRTDLQASSDVSQLVISVYAAAYAVTLILGGRLGDLYGRKRVFVAGMLGFGIASALCGLAPSPGMLVVGRLLQGISAAIMAPQSLASIHAIFPASEKNRALSLYGATFGLASVGGQLLGGVLVSSSPWGLGWRSVFLINLPIIIVAVPAAMMLLRESRAERSPRLDVPGAMLLAVGLLALVVPLIEGQEHHWPWWCIAPLVLSMPLLWLFWQYEKAQESAGRTPLVLPSLLAVRGLRRSLASTFFFYALAAFFLVFAVYEHAGLDHDALTAGLAILPLGIGFFLGPLCSPHIARRMGSRTAGLGMVLEVLGLVMVATLAFAGAPSWLALPLFLIGAGQGIALPALVRLNVDHVETRWAGLASGLVNATLQISAAVSVALFGGLFIAIAPDGASAQDVQLGFAAASLAIGASLALAAALSWKRQET; translated from the coding sequence TTGGCCGTCCTGCTGACTGGCACCCTCCTGCCACCGTTGGACTTCTTCATCGTCAACGTGGCGCTACCCGCCATACGCACGGACCTGCAAGCGTCTTCCGACGTCTCGCAGTTGGTGATCTCGGTGTATGCCGCAGCCTATGCCGTCACCCTGATCCTGGGCGGTCGCCTAGGTGATCTCTATGGCCGGAAGCGCGTATTCGTCGCTGGCATGCTCGGCTTTGGCATCGCGTCGGCGTTGTGCGGACTGGCGCCGTCGCCGGGGATGCTTGTCGTCGGTCGGCTGCTGCAAGGGATATCGGCAGCGATCATGGCACCACAATCATTGGCCTCGATACACGCCATCTTTCCGGCAAGCGAGAAGAATCGCGCGCTGAGTCTGTACGGCGCCACATTCGGCTTGGCCTCCGTGGGCGGTCAGCTGCTGGGGGGCGTACTGGTTTCGAGCAGTCCGTGGGGGCTGGGGTGGCGCAGCGTCTTCTTGATCAACCTTCCCATCATCATCGTCGCCGTTCCAGCTGCAATGATGCTGCTGCGCGAGAGCCGAGCCGAACGTTCGCCTCGCTTGGACGTGCCGGGGGCGATGCTGCTGGCGGTCGGCTTGCTGGCGCTCGTGGTTCCGCTGATCGAAGGGCAGGAACACCACTGGCCATGGTGGTGCATCGCGCCGCTGGTGTTGAGCATGCCGTTGTTGTGGCTCTTCTGGCAGTATGAAAAGGCACAGGAGAGCGCCGGCAGAACTCCCCTGGTTCTGCCATCGCTTCTGGCCGTGCGTGGGTTGCGACGCAGTTTGGCGTCGACGTTTTTCTTCTATGCGCTCGCCGCGTTCTTCCTGGTGTTCGCCGTGTACGAACACGCCGGACTGGACCACGATGCGTTGACGGCCGGCTTGGCCATCCTGCCGCTCGGCATCGGGTTCTTCCTGGGCCCACTGTGCAGCCCGCACATCGCCCGGCGAATGGGCTCACGCACCGCCGGGCTTGGCATGGTGCTGGAAGTGCTCGGCCTGGTCATGGTCGCAACGCTGGCTTTCGCCGGTGCGCCGTCGTGGCTTGCGTTGCCCTTGTTTCTGATTGGCGCCGGGCAAGGCATCGCGCTTCCTGCGCTCGTGCGCTTGAACGTGGACCACGTGGAAACACGCTGGGCGGGGCTGGCGTCGGGCTTGGTCAACGCCACCTTGCAGATCAGCGCTGCAGTAAGCGTCGCCTTGTTCGGCGGCCTATTCATCGCGATCGCGCCGGATGGCGCAAGCGCTCAGGACGTGCAGCTCGGCTTTGCGGCGGCTTCATTGGCCATAGGCGCATCACTGGCACTGGCCGCCGCACTGAGTTGGAAACGCCAAGAAACATGA
- a CDS encoding DUF1993 domain-containing protein, producing MSVSMYRLSVPVFLRGLNVLQHYVALAERHAQDTGQDPQALVDARLAPDMFGFAGQIQRASDTAKNTIGRLSDIVPPKMADDETTLAQLRARIAATQRFLESVDAATLDGAQDRAVSLSAGKLKADFNGSDYLLTFALPNFFFHVATAHAILRQQGVAVGKLDYLGSFNTVEADAA from the coding sequence ATGTCCGTCTCGATGTACCGCCTTTCCGTCCCGGTGTTCCTGCGCGGCCTGAACGTGTTGCAGCACTACGTCGCACTGGCCGAACGCCACGCGCAGGACACCGGCCAGGATCCGCAGGCGCTGGTCGACGCGCGCCTGGCGCCGGACATGTTCGGCTTCGCCGGGCAGATCCAGCGCGCCTCGGACACTGCGAAGAACACCATCGGCCGCCTCAGCGACATCGTGCCGCCGAAGATGGCGGACGACGAAACCACCCTGGCGCAGCTGCGCGCGCGCATCGCCGCCACCCAGCGCTTCCTGGAAAGCGTGGACGCCGCCACCCTCGACGGCGCGCAGGATCGCGCGGTATCGCTGAGCGCCGGCAAGTTGAAGGCCGACTTCAACGGCAGCGACTACCTGCTGACCTTCGCCCTGCCGAACTTCTTCTTCCACGTCGCCACCGCCCACGCGATCCTGCGGCAGCAGGGCGTGGCGGTAGGCAAGCTCGACTACCTGGGATCGTTCAATACGGTGGAAGCGGACGCCGCTTGA
- a CDS encoding histidine kinase, with protein MKIRLGSTEIGLIRYLTLWTAVVVVFAMQGYVYDVFNSGDHRWAISDYLRWSMIQWYTWAALAPLVFQLGERFPIVTPLRLRSLGRQLLASGGVTALAMLIGAIVSPGSFSEQLGQFIGKHFAIGLLTYWSLLAIQQALHYRSESDRRELEAGRLATELAQSRLQALKTQLQPHFLFNTLHAIVTLLEEDTASAEDMLLRLSELLRALLEEFDGQEITLRHELKLLDLYLGIQRKRFGDRLTTRMYIDPATLDCAVPSLLLQPIVENAIQHGIGRHAGADQVEIESRHEDGQLRIEVRNRNSTLDNRSGAAGHGIGLSNTRLRLQELYGDAAEVRLDMLWPQGVVCRIRMPSRELEDTDGAPEHQPA; from the coding sequence ATGAAGATCCGCCTGGGTTCCACGGAAATCGGCCTGATCCGATACCTGACCCTGTGGACGGCCGTGGTCGTGGTCTTCGCCATGCAGGGCTACGTGTACGACGTGTTCAACAGCGGCGACCACCGCTGGGCGATCAGCGACTACCTGCGCTGGTCGATGATCCAGTGGTACACCTGGGCCGCGCTGGCCCCGCTCGTGTTCCAGCTGGGCGAACGCTTCCCGATCGTCACGCCGTTGCGGCTGCGCTCGCTGGGGCGGCAACTGCTCGCCAGCGGCGGCGTCACCGCGCTGGCGATGCTCATCGGCGCCATCGTCTCGCCCGGTTCGTTTTCCGAGCAGCTCGGGCAGTTCATCGGCAAGCACTTCGCCATCGGCCTGCTCACCTACTGGAGCCTGCTCGCGATCCAGCAGGCGCTGCACTACCGCAGCGAGAGCGACCGCCGCGAACTGGAAGCCGGCCGCCTGGCCACCGAGCTGGCGCAATCGCGGCTGCAGGCGCTCAAGACCCAGCTGCAACCGCATTTCCTGTTCAACACCCTGCACGCCATCGTGACCCTGCTCGAAGAGGACACCGCCTCGGCCGAGGACATGCTGCTGCGCCTGAGCGAACTGCTGCGCGCATTGCTGGAAGAATTCGACGGCCAGGAAATCACCCTGCGCCACGAACTGAAGCTGCTCGACCTGTACCTGGGCATCCAGCGCAAGCGCTTCGGCGACCGCCTGACCACGCGCATGTACATCGATCCGGCCACCCTGGACTGCGCGGTGCCGAGCCTGCTGCTGCAACCGATCGTGGAGAACGCCATCCAGCACGGCATCGGCCGCCACGCCGGCGCCGACCAAGTGGAGATCGAGAGCCGCCACGAGGACGGCCAGCTGCGCATCGAAGTCCGCAACCGCAACAGCACCCTGGACAACCGCAGCGGCGCCGCCGGCCACGGCATCGGCCTGTCGAACACGCGGCTGCGGCTGCAGGAACTGTATGGCGACGCCGCCGAGGTCCGCCTGGACATGCTCTGGCCGCAGGGCGTGGTGTGCCGCATCCGCATGCCCTCGCGCGAGCTGGAGGATACCGACGGCGCGCCGGAGCACCAGCCTGCATGA
- a CDS encoding alpha-ketoglutarate-dependent dioxygenase AlkB, whose amino-acid sequence MDLFAHPDDAPQCLLHDAQGGIRYWPRLLDPELAQAWFEALRDGAHWQSLRRPMYERVVDVPRLLASYRLQSLPEDLPLRELHAAVQARVPAPYTAVGLNLYRDGRDSVAMHNDKLHTLVAPHPIALVSLGAPRRMNIRAKEGDRRSIGVELAPGSLLAMSYASQLTHEHGIPKTARPVAPRMSVVFRVRPLPD is encoded by the coding sequence ATGGATCTGTTCGCCCATCCCGACGACGCCCCGCAATGCCTGCTGCACGATGCGCAGGGCGGCATCCGCTATTGGCCGCGGCTGCTCGATCCGGAGCTGGCGCAGGCGTGGTTCGAGGCGCTGCGCGACGGCGCGCACTGGCAGAGCCTGCGCCGGCCGATGTACGAGCGGGTGGTGGACGTGCCGCGGCTGCTGGCGTCGTATCGGCTGCAGTCGCTGCCCGAGGACCTGCCGCTGCGCGAACTGCATGCGGCGGTGCAGGCGCGGGTGCCGGCGCCGTACACCGCGGTGGGCCTGAACCTGTACCGCGACGGCCGCGACAGCGTGGCGATGCACAACGACAAGCTGCATACGCTGGTGGCGCCGCACCCGATCGCGCTGGTATCGCTGGGCGCGCCGCGGCGCATGAACATCCGCGCCAAGGAAGGGGATCGCCGCAGCATCGGCGTGGAGCTGGCGCCGGGCAGCCTGCTGGCGATGAGCTACGCGTCGCAGCTCACCCACGAGCACGGCATCCCCAAGACCGCCCGGCCGGTGGCGCCGCGGATGAGCGTGGTGTTCCGGGTGCGGCCGTTGCCGGACTGA